The genomic region GCCTACGATGACGATGGCGTCGTTCAGCGAGCGACGCGGGCGATCAAGGAGGCGGTCCCCGATCTGGTCGTGGTCGTGGATGTGTGCCTTTGTGAGTACACCGACCACGGGCACTGCGGCGTGTACGAGAACGGGGACGTAGACAACGACGCGACGCTCCCGCTGTTGGCGCGAACGGCGGTTTCGGCCGCTCGGGCCGGCGCCGACGTGATTGCTCCCAGCGATATGATGGACGGGCGAGTCGGCGCGATCCGTCAAGCGCTCGACGGCGAAGGCTATGCGGATCGTGCGATCCTCTCGTACGCCGCCAAGTACGCTTCCGCTTTCTACGGTCCTTTTCGCGATGCGGCCGAGTCTGCGCCCATGACCGGAGATCGCCGCGGCTATCAGATGGATCCGGCGAACGCGCGCGAAGCGCTGGTCGAGATCGAAGAGGATCTGATCGAAGGTGCCGATATGGTGATGGTGAAACCGGCCATGCCCTGTCTCGATATCGTGCGCGCTGCGCGGGATCGCCTCGATGTGCCGATTTTCGCGTATCAGGTCTCGGGGGAGTACAGCATGATGCAAGCCGCGATCGCCCAGGGTTGGCTCGACGCGGAGCGCGCAATCGACGAAAGCCTGATCGCGATCCGGCGCGCAGGCGCGGACGGCATCATCAGCTATTTTTCAAAGAGTTGGGCGCAACGCTTCCGTGGCTGACCTCGAGTACAAAGTCGTCGAGACTTCGTCGGTGACCGACGACGACCTGCAGCGAATCATCAATGAAACGGTCAAGCAGGGGTGGACGCTCGAGAACATCCAGTTCGCGATGCGCGAAGCGTCGAAGCGTCCTTCGATGGCGTTCGTGATTTTCACGCGCCTCGAAGAGCATGCCTCTTCCTGATGCTGCCGGCCGCTGCACGCGGATGGTCAGCCGGATCGTCGCGCTGGTCTTCACGCTGTCCTGCGCCAGCACGCAAGCGCCGCTTCCCATCCTTCCTCACCTGACCTGGGCGACGCCCGTCGAGCGCGATCCCTCGCTTCCCAGTATCGGTCTTGCCCGTTTCGAGGACACGCGGCCCATCGAAGTCCGGAACGGATCGTCTCCCGGTATTCAGTTCGGCTGGTTCAGTATCCGTCGCGAGGGAGATCACCGGACAGGGGATGCCGCATTTGCAGGCGATCTTGTGATGGGTCTGCGCCGAGATGCACGCGAAACTCTGGTGCGTTCCGGTGATTTCTCGGATGTCCAGACAGTCGAATTTGATCCCTTGGCGCTCGACGAGGCGGAATTGGCGCACGCGCTGAGTTCTGCGCAACTCGACTACGCTCTCTCTGCGACGCTCGATGAGTTCGCTGGAGTCCAGTATCAGAGTTTCAGCATGACACCTATGCGTGTCGGTTGGATCCGCAATCGCTTTGGCCCGGCCTCGGGCCGGGTTTCAGTCAGTTACCGCTTGTATGATAAGAAGGGGATCGTTTGGAGCGAACGCATCAACACGGACCACGAGAGTCCGGACGCAACGATCGTACAAGCCGCCCTCGATTCCATGGCAATTACCAACGAGGCGTTGGCGCAAGCCGTCCACACCCTGGTTGCGGCGCAGCGCCCCCGTAGTATGCGTGTCATTCCGGTACGCGTGCTCGACGGGTGTGATCTCGGTCGAAAGCGGGCGGCCAGGCTGATTGCCGAAGTGAGTCGAGTGTTTTCTCGCGAAGCCGACTTGCTCTTTCGTCCCGAATACCAGATCTGGGACCCACCCGATGCACCCTGGCATCCCGCTCCACTGCTCGATGCTCTGACGCAGATCGATCCCTCCGAGGGAGGTTTCGTCGTCGGTCTGGCTCGATTCGGAAAAGGGCAGACCCCGGGTCTGCCCGATGACCGTTACGGGCTTTCCCGGTCATTTGGCCGCCACGCGATCGCGCGTTGTGAAAGCCGCAAGGTGGAGCCGCTGACGGTGATTCACGAGTTCGGGCATCTGATGGGTGCGGTGCACGTGTCGGATCGTGCTTCGGTCATGCATCCGAAGGCGGTGTTCGACGCGCGCTTCTTTGATCCGCTCAACCGACGGATACTGCTCGCAATTCGCGATCGCGAAATCGGCCGCCCTCTGTCGCGAGAGGTGATCAACCGGCTCGGAGCGATCTATCGGGCCGCATCCAGATTCCCCGACAAGGTCGAACCCCGAGGACTCGAACTGACGCTAAACGCGCTAGAGCGTATTCCCAGCTCGAAGCTCGGCCAGTAGCTCCAGCGAATTTTCAATGTCGACTTCGCTCGCACCGGGTACTCGCAGTCGCGCCACGAGATGGGTCATGGAGATCTGCTCCCGGTAACGGTGGATGCCTTCGGCTACTTGCTCGGGCGTTCCTACCAGGGCCACGGAGTCGATGTCGGCACCGGCCGCCCTCCGCAGGCTGGCGGCTCCCGCTTGCGCGAGAGCTGCATTCTGTTCCGCGAGCGACTTGCGCACACGTTCGACGACGGGTTCGCTATGACTGATGAAGACGGTGCGCATGACCGGTACCGCCAGATCACGGATCTGCA from bacterium harbors:
- a CDS encoding DUF4177 domain-containing protein, with amino-acid sequence MADLEYKVVETSSVTDDDLQRIINETVKQGWTLENIQFAMREASKRPSMAFVIFTRLEEHASS
- the hemB gene encoding porphobilinogen synthase — protein: MPFPEHRPRRLRRSSGMRDLVRETHLTPAQLIDPIFCVEGHGVRESVASMPGVDRLSVDRLSDEAKRIADLGIGGVILFGIPQHKDALGSGAYDDDGVVQRATRAIKEAVPDLVVVVDVCLCEYTDHGHCGVYENGDVDNDATLPLLARTAVSAARAGADVIAPSDMMDGRVGAIRQALDGEGYADRAILSYAAKYASAFYGPFRDAAESAPMTGDRRGYQMDPANAREALVEIEEDLIEGADMVMVKPAMPCLDIVRAARDRLDVPIFAYQVSGEYSMMQAAIAQGWLDAERAIDESLIAIRRAGADGIISYFSKSWAQRFRG